In a genomic window of Dermochelys coriacea isolate rDerCor1 chromosome 11, rDerCor1.pri.v4, whole genome shotgun sequence:
- the LOC122458239 gene encoding zinc finger MYM-type protein 1-like, protein MIKKHLSGAQKQRHKAEVEEQKAKLHCISSYFINNSIKTASDDTNATSCSSSDDECVIDTSTVAGPAYVEHGSEDQAVSSDEILSSNKEPSDNLLLQNTLVRLPSSDAALWTVDAFTQQYCIDVGLDFCQNRNGKYVMSSRQHKGRTRKLCDTAFNQVSPSGEIIERPWLIYSPSTDCLFCFMCKLFSPNSTSARTKRGFDSWDHIGRLGDHERSTEHRQALTTYTMHLSKTQALEKHTADGNIKERNYWTEVLKRVVATIKFLATQGVALSGNNETFGSLNNGNFLGCLELIAEYDPFLACHINNYGNTGHGTTSHLSSTICEEFIKVMADKVKQVIVDELKLSKYFSFSIDSTLDTSHIDQLTLTVFYVLNNCTPVECFLNFVPVTSHTGLHLFNVINETLNDKLNINLKDCRGQTYNNASNMSDTYSGVQAQVIAVNEKAVYIPCMTHSLNLCSVVAAESCTDAITFFCFVQNLYVFFSGSTYRWGLLRDSLNKETCEASKRELFPKHLSDKRWPVQADALCSLSCNYKSVLQALGVDTLRNGYIRAEANSLAGTMDWLETAFMTTFWSSILTRVNKTSQLLQSETMDLGTAVTLLKSPSELVAAQQNSFEDYHESAMSLLSTASFQLKQQHHPKRMADDSEEPAVMLTGEEFKVKSFYAIMDLLVSHLNRRIHAYSEIHNCYCFLTGDLDSTAVKECLRSLTEFCSGDLNKEIFDEWVQWCSLVKQLASKPLSQALPTPLQMLTIMNMHNL, encoded by the exons atgataaaaaaacatttaagtgGTGCTCAGAAACAGAGGCATAAAGCAGAAGTTGAAGAGCAGAAGGCAAAACTGCATTGCATAAGCAGTTACTTCATTAATAACAGCATAAAGACTGCCAGTGACGATACTAATGCTACTAGCTGTTCTAGTAGTGATGATGAGTGTGTAATTGATACTAGTACAGTGGCGGGTCCAGCCTACGTTGAACATGGTTCTGAAGATCAGGCTGTTTCTTCTGATGAAATCCTTTCATCAAATAAAGAACCCAGTGATAACCTGCTGCTGCAAAACACACTAGTACGATTGCCTTCCTCCGATGCTGCTCTCTGGACTGTTGATGCTTTCACCCAACAGTACTGCATAGACGTGGGCCTTGATTTCTGCCAAAATCGCAATGGAAAATATGTAATGTCATCAAGACAACATAAGGGCAGAACAAG gaAACTCTGTGATACAGCCTTCAATCAAGTGTCCCCGAGTGGTGAAATTATTGAAAGGCCCTGGCTCATATACTCACCATCGACTGACTGCCTCTTCTGTTTTATGTGCAAATTGTTTTCTCCAAACAGCACATCTGCACGAACCAAGAGAGGATTTGATTCATGGGATCACATTGGCAGACTCGGTGACCATGAAAGATCTACTGAGCACCGACAAGCTCTCACCACTTATACAATGCATTTATCGAAGACTCAAGCCCTTGAAAAACATACAGCAGATGGaaatattaaagaaagaaattacTGGACAGAAGTGTTGAAGCGAGTTGTAGCAACAATAAAATTTCTGGCAACACAAGGTGTGGCACTGAGCGGGAATAATGAAACCTTTGGTAGTCTTAATAATGGCAACTTTCTGGGCTGCTTAGAGCTCATAGCAGAGTACGACCCTTTCCTGGCCTGCCACATCAACAACTATGGGAATACTGGTCATGGCACAACGTCTCATCTATCATCAACAATCTGTGAAGAGTTCATTAAAGTCATGGCTGACAAGGTAAAACAGGTCATTGTGGATGAGCTAAAACTGTCTAAGTATTTCTCCTTCAGCATTGATTCCACACTAGATACTAGCCATATCGATCAGCTGACACTTACTGTGTTCTACGTGCTGAATAACTGCACACCCGTAGAATGCTTCTTGAATTTTGTTCCAGTTACATCACATACAGGTCTTCATCTGTTTAATGTCATCAATGAAACCCTGAATGACAAACTAAATATCAATCTAAAGGACTGCAGAGGTCAAACATACAACAATGCTAGTAACATGTCCGACACTTATTCTGGTGTGCAAGCTCAGGTAATTGCAGTCAATGAGAAAGCAGTGTACATCCCATGCATGACCCATTCACTTAACCTTTGTAGTGTTGTTGCTGCAGAGTCATGCACGGatgcaattacatttttttgCTTTGTCCAAAACCTGTATGTATTTTTCTCAGGATCGACTTATCGATGGGGCCTCTTGCGAGATTCTCTGAACAAGGAGACATGTGAGGCCAGTAAGAGAGAACTTTTTCCGAAGCACCTCAGTGACAAAAGGTGGCCAGTTCAAGCAGATGCACTTTGCAGTTTATCATGCAACTACAAATCTGTGCTTCAGGCTCTTGGTGTGGACACTCTGCGGAATGGCTACATACGAGCAGAGGCAAACTCTTTAGCTGGAACCATGGATTGGTTGGAGACTGCATTTATGACAACGTTTTGGAGTAGTATCCTGACAAGAGTAAACAAAACAAGTCAACTTCTGCAGTCTGAAACAATGGACTTAGGCACAGCTGTGACACTGCTGAAGTCACCCTCTGAGTTGGTGGCAGCACAACAGAATAGTTTTGAGGACTACCATGAATCTGCAATGTCTTTACTTTCTACAGCTAGCTTTCAGTTAAAGCAGCAACATCATCCAAAGCGTATGGCTGATGATAGTGAAGAACCTGCTGTCATGCTGACTGGTGAAGAGTTCAAAGTTAAATCATTCTACGCCATAATGGACTTACTTGTCAGCCATCTCAACAGAAGAATTCATGCATATTCAGAAATACACAACTGTTACTGTTTTTTAACGGGTGACCTTGACAGTACTGCTGTTAAAGAGTGTCTCAGAAGTTTAACTGAATTCTGTTCAGGTGACCTCAATAAAGAGATCTTTGATGAATGGGTACAGTGGTGCTCACTGGTAAAGCAACTTGCCTCCAAGCCGTTATCACAAGCTCTGCCTACACCACTGCAAATGCTGACCATAATGAACATGCACAATTTGTAA